A single Atribacteraceae bacterium DNA region contains:
- a CDS encoding hydroxyacid dehydrogenase: protein MNEYSKVLCAYGVPEEMVDRLNEEIGPVTVLPSHDEEEIIRGIQDQQVFVVRSKPKVTARIIENAPRLKVVARPGVGIDNIDKAACERRGITIINTPESSVSSVAEMTVGLAISLMRHIYTTCALLKEGEWAKSKYTGRTVEGKVWGVIGFGGIGRRVAEIARAMRAEVIGYDPFVPEKEFGLLGVKRTLRLDELLEKSDIVSLHVVLNEETRGMISADALARMKKGSYLINTSRGKVIDHAALSRAVQSGHLGGAALDVFDAEPPEDREMICQENLITTPHIGGSTEEAFINATEIMIRKLKNLLKPGQAGPIGD from the coding sequence ATGAATGAGTACAGCAAGGTACTATGCGCGTACGGTGTTCCGGAAGAGATGGTCGACCGGCTGAACGAAGAAATCGGTCCGGTGACCGTGCTGCCCTCGCATGATGAGGAAGAGATCATCCGGGGGATTCAGGATCAGCAGGTCTTTGTCGTTCGCTCCAAGCCGAAAGTGACGGCGCGGATCATCGAGAACGCTCCCCGGCTCAAGGTGGTTGCCCGTCCCGGGGTGGGGATTGATAACATCGACAAGGCGGCCTGTGAAAGACGGGGCATAACCATTATCAACACCCCGGAATCTTCGGTTTCCAGTGTCGCCGAGATGACGGTCGGACTGGCGATTAGCCTCATGCGGCATATTTATACCACCTGTGCGCTACTTAAGGAAGGTGAATGGGCCAAAAGTAAGTATACCGGGCGGACCGTGGAGGGGAAAGTATGGGGTGTCATCGGATTTGGCGGCATAGGGCGCCGGGTGGCGGAGATCGCCCGGGCGATGCGGGCCGAGGTGATCGGCTATGATCCCTTTGTGCCGGAAAAGGAATTCGGGCTTCTCGGGGTCAAGCGGACGCTGCGGCTCGATGAACTGCTGGAAAAAAGCGATATAGTCTCTCTTCATGTGGTTCTGAATGAAGAAACCCGGGGTATGATTTCCGCTGATGCGCTGGCTAGGATGAAGAAGGGCTCGTATCTCATCAACACCTCACGGGGAAAGGTGATCGATCATGCCGCGCTTTCCCGGGCGGTGCAGAGCGGTCATCTGGGGGGAGCGGCGCTGGATGTCTTCGATGCTGAACCGCCGGAAGACCGGGAGATGATCTGTCAGGAGAACCTGATCACCACGCCGCACATCGGAGGAAGCACCGAAGAAGCGTTTATAAACGCAACAGAGATTATGATTCGTAAACTCAAGAACCTCCTCAAGCCGGGACAAGCCGGACCGATTGGGGATTGA
- a CDS encoding archease — MKSFEILDHTADIGIVARGRDLKELFANAARGMFSVMTDLDRVNGGFDLEVSVEGNDYEDLLVTWLNELLYVYEVKSAILGNFLITDLGRHSLKALVRGEPIDLRKHTINREIKACTYYEARVGKNAEGFWEAQVYFDL; from the coding sequence ATGAAATCCTTCGAAATCTTGGACCACACAGCGGATATTGGGATTGTCGCCCGGGGGAGGGATCTCAAGGAGCTCTTTGCGAATGCCGCCCGGGGAATGTTCAGCGTGATGACCGACCTGGACCGGGTGAACGGTGGTTTTGATCTTGAGGTCTCCGTCGAAGGCAACGATTACGAGGACCTCCTGGTCACCTGGCTGAATGAACTCCTCTATGTGTATGAGGTGAAATCCGCCATCCTCGGAAATTTTTTGATTACCGATCTCGGGCGGCATTCCCTGAAAGCCTTGGTGCGGGGTGAACCGATCGATCTGCGCAAACACACCATCAACCGGGAGATCAAAGCTTGTACTTACTATGAAGCCCGGGTGGGAAAAAACGCAGAGGGCTTCTGGGAGGCCCAAGTATATTTTGACTTGTAA